The following coding sequences lie in one Oncorhynchus kisutch isolate 150728-3 linkage group LG17, Okis_V2, whole genome shotgun sequence genomic window:
- the LOC109907027 gene encoding calmodulin-binding transcription activator 1 isoform X5 yields the protein MENEVEDNQFRMSILERLEQMERRMAEMASHHQQGSGGSAGAGGGAGGGGGGGSGGNNSQTQCVSGQGQAGSSFESRVVVVCEKMMNRACWAKSKHLIHSKTFRGMTLLHLAAGQGYATLIQTLIKWRTKHADSIDLELEVDPLNVDHFSCTPLMWACALGHLEAAVVLYKWDRRALAIPDSLGRLPLSIARSRGHTKLAECLEQLQREEQQPPAPLPPTTRMSFSPTPHDAPTSDSWMVTWASDGVMAPGGKKGGTATTTTTSTTSTNLNPDLRRPRSEPSNYYSSECQRDLPLAKKHKPNPELFQARPDKAMSVPLSLEQQQLHKLSFSTKSPSPEGLSPDKRLSCGGSSGGAGVAKWSSREGFSSRGLGRKGSGDSGGSSLGKEKLASRLRQREQLGNMLVMAEREMVDTELFSYREHLENQDCMTQMDDLQDNMMTLAEHIIEATPERIKREDFVALDGVPLDSAGVSNTMSWLASYLGDVEQLPSIIQLRSLYSDPLTPSSSPSPGGSPLREGSMERPTLPSPADWSEFLQASNNKVERDLAQLTLSDPEQRELYEAARLVQTAFRKYKGRPFREQQEVAAAVIQRCYKKYKQLTWIALKYALYKKMTQAAILIQSKFRSYQEQKKFQQSRRAAVLIQQYYRGYKEFGRLRLHRQGAAAALVQHKLRSSLLSKRQDQAARKIMRFLRRCRHSPLMDHRLFKRSERIEKGQGT from the exons ATAACCAGTTCAGAATGTCCATCCTGGAGCGCCTGGAGCAGATGGAGAGACGGATGGCAGAGATGGCCTCCCATCACCAGCAGGGCAGCGGAGGAAGtgcaggagcaggaggaggagcaggaggtggaggaggaggaggtagtggtGGTAACAACAGCCAGACACAG tgtgtgtcagggcAGGGTCAGGCGGGCAGCAGCTTTGAGAgccgtgtggtggtggtgtgtgagaAGATGATGAACCGGGCCTGCTGGGCCAAGTCCAAACACCTGATCCACTCCAAGACCTTCAGGGGCATGACCCTGCTTCACCTGGCCGCTGGGCAGGGCTACGCCACCCTCATCCAGACACTCATCAAGTGGCG CACCAAGCATGCAGACAGCATTGACCTGGAGCTGGAGGTGGACCCACTCAATGTGGACCACTTCTCCTGCACCCCTCTG ATGTGGGCGTGTGCCCTGGGTCACCTGGAAGCGGCAGTGGTCCTGTATAAGTGGGACCGACGGGCCCTGGCCATCCCTGACTCTCTGGGACGCCTGCCCCTGTCCATCGCCCGCTCCCGCGGCCACACCAAGCTGGCCGAGTGTCTGGAGCAGCtgcagagagaggaacagcagccccctgcacctctgcCCCCCACCACGCGCATGTccttctcccccaccccccacGATGCTCCCACCTCAGACAGCTGGATGGTCACATGGGCCAGCGACGGCGTGATGGCGCCCGGCGGAAAGAAAGGCGGCACcgccacaaccaccactacctccaccacctccaccaacCTCAACCCAG ACTTGAGAAGGCCGAGATCCGAGCCCTCCAACTACTACAGCAGTGAGTGCCAGCGAGACCTTCccttggccaagaaacacaagcccAACCCGGAGCTGTTCCAGGCCAGACCCGACAAGGCCATGTCTGTCCCGCTGAGCCTGGAGCAACAGCAGCTCCACAAGCTGTCCTTCAGCACCAAGAGCCCGTCCCCTGAGGGCCTCAGCCCAGACAAAAGGCTCTCGTGTGGGGGAAGCTCTGGAGGAGCAGGTGTAGCCAAGTGGAGCTCTAGAGAGGGTTTCTCCAGCAGGGGCTTAGGCAGAAAGGGTTCAGGGGACTCTGGGGGCAGCAGCCTGGGGAAGGAGAAGCTGGCTAGCAGGCTGAGACAGAGGGAACAGCTGGGGAACATGCTGgtgatggctgagagagagatggtggacaCTGAGCTGTTTTCCTACAGAGAACACCTGGAGAACCAGGACTGTATGACGCAGATGGACGACCTGCAG GACAACATGATGACTCTGGCAGAGCATATCATTGAGGCGACCCCAGAGAGAATCAAGAGGGAGGACTTTGTGGCCCTGGATGGAGTGCCCCTGGACAGTGCTGGGGTCAGCAACACCATGAGCTGGTTGGCCAGTTACCTCGGAGACGTGGAGCAGCTTCCTAGCATCATACAGCTACG ATCTCTGTACAGTGATCCTCTGACTCCATCCTCCAGCCCCAGCCCAGGGGGGTCTCCCCTGAGGGAGGGGTCCATGGAGAGGCCCACCCTGCCCTCCCCGGCCGACTGGAGCGAGTTCCTCCAGGCCTCTAACAACAAGGTGGAAAGAGACTTGGCCCAGCTCACCCTGTCCGACCCCGAGCAGAGGGAGCTGTACGAGGCCGCCCGTCTCGTCCAAACTGCCTTCCGCAAGTACAAG GGACGCCCATTCAGAGAGCAACAGGAAGTAGCTGCGGCAGTCATTCAGCGTTGTTACAAGAAATACAAACAG CTAACATGGATAGCCTTGAAG TATGCACTTTATAAGAAGATGACGCAGGCCGCCATTCTTATCCAGAGTAAGTTCCGCAGCTACCAGGAGCAGAAGAAGTTTCAGCAAAGCAGGCGGGCGGCCGTGCTGATCCAGCAGTACTACCGCGGCTACAAGGAGTTTGGCAGGCTCAGGCTCCACCGGCAAGGAGCCGCAGCTGCCCTGGTGCAACACAAACTCAG AAGTAGTCTGCTCTCTAAGAGGCAGGATCAGGCTGCCAGAAAGATCATGAGGTTTCTACGCCGCTGCCGCCACAG CCCCTTGATGGACCATAGACTGTTCAAGCGG agTGAACGAATTGAAAAGGGCCAAGGAACATGA